GTTCTGTTAGAACAGGATCGTGATGTTTACGAAGTTCTGGATTTGAAAATCAGCCCCTGCTACGTAGCTGTGGCCGGTCTGCCGGAGCAGCCGCTTAGCAAAATAGCTCCTAAAATCGCGACGAAATATCCAAAGATTGCTTCTGATTATTTTAGGGAGCAGGGAGAACAGATCGAAATTATTCCATTGAATGGATCGATTGAGCTGGCGCCGATTATTGGGTTAACAGACCGGATTGTCGATATTGTATCGACAGGGAGAACGCTCAAAGAAAACGGACTGGTTGAATATGAAAAGATCGCCGATATCACTTCAAGGCTGATCGTAAACCCTGTCAGCTACAGATTGAAAAGCCGTGAAATTGATGAAATGGTTCAGAAATTAAGTGAAGTGGTGGAGGTGGAAGCGACTTGAAAATCATCCAGAAGAACGACCTGACCTCTTTAAAAAGAAGTGTGGATCAGGGAACCGCGGAACAGAGAAACTCGGTCATTCAAATTATTCGTCAGGTAAAAGAAGCGGGCGATCAGGCGGTCCGCTCATTCACTGAGCAATTTGATGGAGTTTTAGTAGACGATTGGCGGGTCGGCTCAAAAGAAATAGAAGAAGCTTATAATTCCATTGACAAGGAATATGTGAAAACCATGGAGGAGGCAGCCGCTAACATTCGGTCTTTTCATGAGAAGCAGCAGACCAGCTCCTGGTTTGATACGGCTGCGAACGGAACGATCCTTGGGCAGCGAATTACACCTATTGATGCCGCCGGTGTATACGTGCCGGGAGGAACAGCGGCTTATCCTTCTTCCTTATTTATGAACGTTATTCCTGCTCAGGTAGCCGGTGTTCAAAGGATCGTCGTTGTAACACCGCCCGGAGAGGACGGAAAAATTTCTAATGGGACACTCGCCGCTGCAAAAATTCTTGGTGTAGAAGAAATCTATAAAGTCGGTGGAGCGCAGGCGATTGCAGCTTTAGCTTATGGTACAGAGACCCTTTCTCCTGTTGATAAAATTACCGGACCGGGCAATGTATTTGTTGCTTTGGCAAAACGGGAAGTATTCGGGGATGTCGATATTGATATGATCGCAGGACCGAGTGAGATTGCGGTTTTAGCTGACGAGTCTGCAAAAGCGAACGAAATAGCTGCAGACCTTTTATCACAAGCTGAGCATGATGCCCGTTCATCAAGTGTGTTGGTGACAACAAGCGAGCAGCTGGCTCAAGGAGTGTCAGAGGAAGTTCTGAAGCAGCTTGAAACCCTTCCGAGGACAGAAATTGCTTCAGCAAGTATTAAGGATTATGGAGCGATTATCCTTTGTAATTCCAAGGAAGAAGCAATTGCAGCTGTTAATGAAATAGCTGCTGAGCACTTAGAAATTATGACAGAAGAACCGTTTGAGGATATGGCAAAAATTAAGCATGCGGGAGCGATTTTTCTCGGTCCTTACAGCAGTGAGCCGGTAGGCGATTACTTTGCCGGTCCAAACCACGTGCTGCCAACGAGCGGAACAGCAAGGTTCTCAAGCCCGCTTAGTGTTGATGATTTCCTTAAAAAATCGAGCA
This window of the Halobacillus sp. Marseille-Q1614 genome carries:
- the hisG gene encoding ATP phosphoribosyltransferase codes for the protein MNKPLTIAMPKGRIYKEAAALMKQAGYHLTPNDEDSRKLILEFPEQNIQIMMAKPMDVVTYVEYGTADIGIAGKDVLLEQDRDVYEVLDLKISPCYVAVAGLPEQPLSKIAPKIATKYPKIASDYFREQGEQIEIIPLNGSIELAPIIGLTDRIVDIVSTGRTLKENGLVEYEKIADITSRLIVNPVSYRLKSREIDEMVQKLSEVVEVEAT
- the hisD gene encoding histidinol dehydrogenase, with the protein product MKIIQKNDLTSLKRSVDQGTAEQRNSVIQIIRQVKEAGDQAVRSFTEQFDGVLVDDWRVGSKEIEEAYNSIDKEYVKTMEEAAANIRSFHEKQQTSSWFDTAANGTILGQRITPIDAAGVYVPGGTAAYPSSLFMNVIPAQVAGVQRIVVVTPPGEDGKISNGTLAAAKILGVEEIYKVGGAQAIAALAYGTETLSPVDKITGPGNVFVALAKREVFGDVDIDMIAGPSEIAVLADESAKANEIAADLLSQAEHDARSSSVLVTTSEQLAQGVSEEVLKQLETLPRTEIASASIKDYGAIILCNSKEEAIAAVNEIAAEHLEIMTEEPFEDMAKIKHAGAIFLGPYSSEPVGDYFAGPNHVLPTSGTARFSSPLSVDDFLKKSSIISYSRQALNENVDKIAQFARLEGLEGHARAVESRKERWK